From Caulobacter segnis, a single genomic window includes:
- a CDS encoding DoxX family protein — protein MTALSLRAPFDLFAQTARKVLTEDVLALVTRLGVAAIFFQSGRTKVDGILHITDGTYALFESEYHVPLLPPVVAAHAATYAEHLFSILVVLGLFTRLSALAFLGMTAVIEIFVYPDAWPTHLSWAGLLLFLIARGGGQFSLDRALRIP, from the coding sequence ATGACCGCTCTCTCGCTTCGCGCGCCCTTCGACCTCTTCGCCCAGACCGCCCGCAAGGTGCTGACGGAGGATGTCCTCGCCCTCGTCACCCGCCTGGGCGTGGCGGCGATCTTCTTTCAGTCCGGCCGCACCAAGGTCGACGGCATCCTGCACATCACCGACGGGACCTACGCGCTGTTCGAGAGCGAGTACCACGTACCGCTGCTGCCGCCGGTCGTGGCGGCGCATGCGGCGACCTATGCCGAGCACCTGTTCTCGATCCTGGTGGTGCTGGGTCTGTTCACCCGCCTATCGGCCCTGGCGTTCCTGGGCATGACGGCGGTGATAGAGATCTTCGTCTATCCGGACGCCTGGCCGACCCACCTGTCCTGGGCGGGCCTGCTGCTGTTCCTGATCGCGCGCGGCGGCGGCCAGTTCAG
- a CDS encoding HvfC/BufC N-terminal domain-containing protein: protein MPELLDFQDAFVAALAGSPSALSPWLTPGEGQAGLAVYRNTIAKGCVDALSANFPTVLSMVGEDWFRAAAALFAREAPPTSGALLDYGEALPAWLERFPPAQDLPYLAGIAHLDRLWTEALFAAEASILTAETLAALPPDELARARLPLHPSVRFAAFEAGLPSLWLAAREGREDLDLSGSPETLLLVRRDGSVRSRVAGAAETEFLRACRAGQTSAEAAERAAAADPNVPLAPLFAALIADGVFGGLRLETDL from the coding sequence ATGCCTGAGCTACTGGATTTCCAGGACGCCTTCGTCGCCGCCCTCGCCGGCAGCCCCTCGGCCCTCTCGCCCTGGCTGACGCCCGGCGAGGGCCAGGCCGGGCTCGCCGTCTACCGCAACACCATCGCCAAGGGCTGCGTCGACGCCCTGTCGGCCAACTTCCCGACCGTGCTGTCGATGGTCGGCGAGGACTGGTTTCGCGCCGCCGCCGCCCTGTTCGCCCGCGAGGCGCCGCCGACCAGCGGGGCCCTGTTGGACTATGGCGAGGCCTTACCGGCCTGGCTGGAGCGTTTCCCGCCGGCCCAGGACCTGCCCTACCTGGCCGGGATCGCGCACCTCGACCGCCTGTGGACCGAGGCTCTGTTCGCGGCCGAGGCGTCCATCCTGACCGCCGAGACGCTGGCGGCGCTGCCCCCGGATGAGCTGGCGCGGGCCCGACTGCCCCTGCATCCCAGCGTCCGCTTCGCCGCGTTCGAGGCGGGCCTGCCCAGCCTCTGGCTTGCCGCCCGCGAGGGCCGCGAGGACCTCGACCTTTCAGGATCACCCGAGACCCTGCTGCTGGTCCGCCGGGACGGATCGGTGCGAAGCCGCGTCGCGGGAGCCGCCGAGACCGAATTCCTGCGCGCCTGTCGCGCGGGCCAGACCAGCGCCGAAGCCGCCGAACGCGCGGCGGCGGCCGACCCGAATGTTCCGCTTGCCCCTCTGTTCGCCGCCCTGATCGCCGACGGCGTGTTCGGCGGCCTCCGCCTGGAAACCGATCTATGA
- the bufB gene encoding MNIO family bufferin maturase: MTPTAGLGLKSQHYADALASDADGLWFEVHPENYMSAGGPRLAALEAVRARRPLSLHGVGLSLAADADPDPAHLLALKRLVDRFEPFVVSEHLAWSTHRGAHQPDLLPFPRTKAALARIAANIGRMQDALGRRVLIENPSLYLPLQGHDLDEVDFLKALVIKTGCGLLVDVNNVFVSASNLGYAAEAYLDALPGESVGEIHLAGHGPDEGGSALLIDTHGAPVAEPVWALYRRLIRRIGPRPTLIERDDDIPAFAILMAERDRAAAELAALETAHA; this comes from the coding sequence ATGACCCCCACCGCCGGCCTCGGCCTCAAATCCCAGCACTATGCCGACGCGCTCGCCAGCGACGCCGACGGCCTGTGGTTCGAGGTCCATCCCGAGAACTACATGTCGGCCGGCGGCCCGCGCCTCGCGGCGCTGGAGGCGGTCCGCGCGCGCCGGCCGCTGTCGCTGCATGGCGTAGGCCTGTCCTTGGCCGCCGACGCCGATCCGGATCCCGCGCACCTCCTCGCCCTGAAGCGCCTGGTCGATCGGTTCGAGCCGTTCGTGGTGTCCGAGCACCTGGCCTGGTCGACCCATCGCGGCGCGCACCAGCCCGACCTGCTGCCCTTTCCCCGCACCAAGGCCGCCCTGGCCCGCATCGCCGCCAACATCGGCCGGATGCAGGACGCGCTGGGCCGCCGCGTGCTGATCGAGAACCCCTCCCTCTACCTGCCGCTCCAGGGCCACGACCTGGACGAGGTCGACTTCCTGAAAGCCCTCGTGATTAAGACCGGCTGCGGCCTGCTGGTCGACGTCAACAACGTCTTCGTCAGCGCCAGCAACCTGGGCTACGCGGCCGAGGCCTATCTGGACGCCCTTCCCGGCGAGTCCGTGGGCGAGATTCACCTGGCGGGTCACGGACCGGACGAAGGCGGCTCCGCCTTGCTGATCGACACGCACGGCGCGCCGGTGGCCGAGCCCGTCTGGGCGCTCTATCGCCGGCTGATCCGCCGGATCGGCCCGCGCCCGACGCTGATCGAGCGCGACGACGACATCCCCGCCTTCGCGATCCTGATGGCTGAGCGCGACCGCGCCGCCGCCGAGCTTGCGGCGCTGGAGACCGCGCATGCCTGA
- a CDS encoding BufA1 family periplasmic bufferin-type metallophore, translating to MNRTTTTAALAAVLALSAGVSMASADDHMKSKGDQEKCYGVAKAGENDCKAGAGTSCAGTSKVDYQGDAWKMVKKGTCVTIKTPNGMGSLTPKM from the coding sequence ATGAACCGCACGACCACCACCGCCGCCCTCGCCGCCGTCCTCGCCCTCTCGGCGGGCGTCTCGATGGCCTCCGCCGACGATCACATGAAGTCCAAGGGCGACCAGGAGAAGTGCTACGGCGTCGCCAAGGCTGGCGAGAACGACTGCAAGGCCGGCGCGGGCACCTCGTGCGCCGGCACCTCGAAGGTCGACTACCAGGGCGACGCCTGGAAGATGGTCAAGAAGGGCACGTGCGTCACGATCAAGACGCCGAACGGCATGGGCTCGCTGACCCCGAAGATGTAG
- a CDS encoding sigma-70 family RNA polymerase sigma factor, whose amino-acid sequence MTDTETRLKALMLRGMDGDAAAYRQCLAVLGVRLRAYFARRMSGAPGDVEDLVQETLLAVHLKRSTWDSSQSFTAWAHAVARYKLIDHWRRRKIRQTLPIEDHIEFLAADEPEPGVGLELDRALASLPERQRILVSDVKLTGLSLAEAGARAGISEGAAKVALHRALKALAERMRRADG is encoded by the coding sequence GTGACGGATACCGAAACCCGTTTGAAGGCGCTGATGCTGCGCGGGATGGACGGCGACGCCGCCGCCTATCGCCAGTGTCTGGCCGTCCTGGGCGTTCGGCTTCGCGCGTATTTCGCGCGGCGGATGTCCGGCGCGCCCGGTGATGTGGAGGATCTTGTGCAGGAGACGCTGCTGGCGGTGCATCTCAAGCGGTCGACCTGGGACTCGTCCCAGTCGTTCACCGCCTGGGCGCACGCGGTGGCGCGCTACAAGCTGATCGACCATTGGCGGCGGCGGAAGATCCGCCAGACCTTGCCGATCGAGGATCATATCGAATTCCTGGCCGCCGACGAGCCCGAGCCCGGCGTGGGCCTGGAGCTGGATCGCGCCCTGGCCAGCCTGCCCGAGCGGCAGCGGATCCTGGTCTCCGACGTCAAGCTGACGGGCCTCTCCCTCGCCGAGGCGGGCGCCCGCGCGGGCATTTCCGAGGGCGCGGCCAAGGTCGCCCTGCACCGGGCGCTGAAGGCCCTGGCCGAAAGGATGCGCCGTGCGGACGGATGA
- the nrsF gene encoding anti-sigma-F factor NrsF: MRTDDLIDALAQDTGPTRGPPRRLAIVAALGALAALVLVLTWLHTRHDLMQAMRGGMFWMKALYTALLGVAGYLAVERLARPGGSGRRGWTLGLAVLAICVAAGVWQAMVSPDIQAALRMLRGHSWHSCTPRILILSLPMLGVGLWALRGMAPTRPILAGLAMGLFSGGVAGTIYGLHCPEHTFTFVALWYSLGVLLTAALGAIIGRWALRW, translated from the coding sequence GTGCGGACGGATGATCTGATCGACGCCCTGGCCCAGGACACGGGGCCGACCCGCGGCCCGCCGCGCCGCCTGGCCATCGTCGCGGCTCTGGGCGCCCTGGCGGCGCTGGTGCTGGTTCTGACCTGGCTGCATACCCGCCATGACCTGATGCAGGCCATGCGCGGCGGCATGTTCTGGATGAAGGCGCTGTACACGGCGCTGCTGGGCGTGGCCGGCTATCTGGCGGTCGAGCGGCTGGCGCGGCCCGGCGGCTCGGGCCGACGGGGCTGGACGCTGGGCCTGGCGGTGCTGGCGATCTGCGTCGCGGCGGGGGTCTGGCAGGCCATGGTCAGCCCGGACATCCAGGCGGCGCTGCGCATGCTGCGCGGGCATTCTTGGCATTCGTGCACGCCTCGGATCCTGATCCTGAGCCTGCCGATGCTGGGCGTCGGCCTGTGGGCGCTGCGCGGCATGGCGCCGACCCGGCCGATCCTGGCCGGCCTCGCCATGGGCCTGTTCTCGGGCGGCGTGGCCGGCACGATCTACGGCCTGCATTGCCCGGAGCACACCTTCACCTTCGTGGCCCTGTGGTACAGCCTGGGCGTGCTGCTGACGGCGGCCTTGGGCGCGATTATCGGGCGGTGGGCGCTGCGCTGGTAG
- a CDS encoding NrsF family protein, producing MIDDTLAPPASGGGKGAPIWSAATLPWRLTEIAAAGALAGVLMVLLWLTPRPDLSVAAAHPFFWIKATYPAAVAACALAAATGLARGRQSGVAMLAVAGALAFAMLTAAAIQAAGMAPAALAILIWPDGATCLGDILVIAAPMLVLTVAGLRAVDLPRPAPTGFACGLFSGGVAATVYGLHCWQGTYAFVGPWFTLAMLVSGGLGAGAIKLLVRRRRFLAAE from the coding sequence ATGATCGACGACACCCTCGCCCCTCCGGCGAGCGGCGGAGGTAAGGGCGCGCCCATCTGGTCGGCCGCGACCTTGCCCTGGCGGCTGACCGAGATCGCCGCCGCCGGCGCCTTGGCCGGCGTGCTGATGGTCCTGCTGTGGCTGACCCCGAGGCCGGACCTGTCGGTCGCCGCGGCCCATCCATTCTTCTGGATCAAGGCGACCTATCCCGCCGCCGTGGCGGCCTGCGCCCTGGCGGCGGCCACGGGGCTGGCGCGCGGACGCCAGAGCGGTGTCGCGATGCTGGCTGTGGCCGGCGCGTTGGCTTTCGCCATGCTGACAGCCGCCGCGATCCAGGCCGCCGGCATGGCGCCGGCCGCCCTGGCGATCCTGATCTGGCCCGACGGCGCGACCTGCCTGGGCGATATCCTCGTCATCGCCGCGCCGATGCTGGTTCTGACCGTTGCCGGCTTGCGCGCGGTCGATCTTCCGCGGCCGGCCCCCACGGGCTTCGCCTGCGGCCTTTTTTCCGGGGGCGTCGCGGCGACGGTCTACGGCTTGCACTGCTGGCAGGGGACCTACGCGTTCGTCGGTCCCTGGTTCACCCTGGCCATGCTGGTCAGCGGCGGGCTCGGGGCCGGCGCGATCAAGCTGCTCGTCCGTCGCCGCCGCTTTCTCGCGGCCGAATAG
- the fba gene encoding class II fructose-bisphosphate aldolase (catalyzes the reversible aldol condensation of dihydroxyacetonephosphate and glyceraldehyde 3-phosphate in the Calvin cycle, glycolysis, and/or gluconeogenesis): protein MARITLRQLLDHAAEHEYGLPAFNINNMEQGLAIMEAAEAVNSPVIIQASRGARNYANDIMLAKMIDALVDIYPNIPVCMHQDHGNGPATCATAIQYGFTSVMMDGSLMEDAKTPATYEYNVDVTRKVVQMAHSCGVSVEGELGVLGSLETGMGEAEDGHGFEGKLSHDELLTDPDQAVDFVQATGVDALAIAMGTSHGAYKFTRKPDGDVLAMNVIEEIHRRLPNTHLVMHGSSSVPQDLQDIINQYGGEMPQTWGVPVEEIQRGIKHGVRKINVDTDNRMAITGAIRKILVEKPHEFDPRAYLKPAKEAMRKVCQARFVEFGSAGHADKIKPLSTATMAKRYSAGELNAKFGAGAAKAAAE, encoded by the coding sequence GTGGCTCGCATCACGTTGCGACAGTTGCTGGACCATGCCGCCGAGCATGAGTACGGACTTCCGGCCTTCAATATCAACAATATGGAACAGGGCCTGGCGATCATGGAGGCGGCCGAGGCCGTCAATTCGCCGGTGATCATCCAGGCCTCGCGCGGCGCGCGGAACTACGCCAACGACATCATGCTGGCCAAGATGATCGACGCCCTGGTCGACATCTATCCGAACATCCCGGTGTGCATGCACCAGGACCACGGCAACGGTCCGGCGACCTGCGCCACGGCGATCCAGTACGGCTTCACTTCGGTGATGATGGACGGCTCGCTGATGGAGGACGCCAAGACCCCGGCGACCTACGAGTACAATGTCGACGTCACCCGCAAGGTGGTCCAGATGGCCCACAGCTGCGGCGTCTCGGTCGAGGGTGAACTTGGCGTGCTGGGATCCCTTGAAACAGGCATGGGCGAGGCCGAGGACGGCCACGGCTTCGAGGGCAAGCTGTCGCACGACGAGCTGCTGACCGATCCCGACCAGGCGGTCGATTTCGTCCAGGCCACCGGCGTCGACGCCCTGGCCATCGCCATGGGCACCAGCCACGGCGCCTACAAGTTCACGCGCAAGCCGGACGGCGACGTCCTGGCCATGAACGTGATCGAGGAGATCCACCGCCGCCTGCCCAACACCCACCTGGTGATGCACGGATCGTCCAGCGTTCCGCAGGACCTGCAGGACATCATCAACCAGTACGGCGGCGAGATGCCCCAGACCTGGGGCGTGCCCGTCGAGGAGATCCAGCGCGGCATCAAGCACGGCGTGCGCAAGATCAATGTCGACACCGACAACCGGATGGCCATCACCGGCGCGATCCGCAAGATCCTGGTCGAGAAGCCGCACGAGTTCGACCCGCGCGCCTATCTCAAGCCCGCCAAGGAAGCCATGCGCAAGGTCTGCCAGGCCCGCTTCGTCGAGTTCGGCTCGGCTGGCCACGCCGACAAGATCAAGCCGCTGTCGACCGCGACCATGGCCAAGCGCTACAGCGCCGGCGAGCTGAACGCCAAGTTCGGCGCCGGCGCGGCCAAGGCCGCCGCCGAGTAG
- a CDS encoding phosphoglycerate kinase, whose product MTFRTLDTADLAGKRALVRVDFNVPVDGGKITDDTRLRAALPTIAYLSKQGAKVVLLAHFDRPKGKVVPEMSLGFVAEPLSKLLEQPVAFASDCVGPAAAEVVNGLENGGVALLENVRFHAGEEKNDPDFAKALAANGDVYVNDAFSAAHRAHASTEGLAKLLPAYPGLSMQRELEALDAALGNPKKPVIGIVGGSKVSTKLDLLNNLVAKLDRLAIGGGMANTFLYAQGHDVGASLCEKDLADTAREIIAKAEKAGCELLLPVDVVVAKKVAPGVETAVRPLDGVQADDLILDAGPESAKRLLAAMDASITLIWNGPLGVFEVPPFDEATVSAAKHAASLAKSGKLVAVAGGGDTVAALNHAGVSADFTFVSTAGGAFLEWMEGKTLPGVAALEN is encoded by the coding sequence ATGACCTTCCGCACCCTCGACACCGCCGACCTCGCCGGCAAGCGCGCCCTGGTCCGGGTGGACTTCAACGTCCCCGTCGACGGCGGCAAGATCACCGACGACACCCGCCTGCGCGCGGCCCTGCCGACCATCGCCTACCTGTCCAAGCAAGGCGCCAAGGTCGTCCTGCTGGCCCACTTCGACCGTCCCAAGGGCAAGGTCGTGCCGGAGATGAGCCTGGGCTTCGTCGCCGAGCCGCTGTCCAAGCTGCTGGAGCAGCCGGTCGCCTTCGCCAGCGACTGCGTCGGCCCGGCCGCCGCCGAAGTGGTCAACGGTCTCGAGAACGGCGGCGTCGCGCTGCTGGAGAACGTGCGCTTCCATGCTGGGGAAGAGAAGAACGATCCCGACTTCGCCAAGGCCCTGGCCGCCAACGGCGACGTCTATGTCAATGACGCCTTCAGCGCCGCCCACCGCGCCCACGCCTCGACCGAAGGCCTGGCCAAGCTGCTGCCGGCCTATCCAGGCCTGTCGATGCAGCGCGAATTGGAAGCCCTGGACGCCGCCCTCGGCAACCCGAAGAAGCCGGTGATCGGCATCGTTGGCGGCTCCAAGGTCTCGACCAAGCTCGACCTGCTGAACAACCTGGTCGCCAAGCTGGACCGCCTGGCGATCGGCGGCGGCATGGCCAACACCTTCCTGTACGCCCAGGGCCACGACGTCGGCGCCTCGCTGTGCGAGAAGGACCTGGCCGACACCGCCCGCGAGATCATCGCCAAGGCCGAAAAGGCCGGCTGCGAACTGCTACTGCCGGTCGACGTCGTGGTGGCCAAGAAGGTCGCGCCGGGTGTTGAAACGGCTGTCCGTCCGCTGGACGGGGTGCAGGCTGACGACCTGATCCTGGACGCCGGTCCGGAAAGCGCCAAGCGCCTGCTGGCGGCCATGGACGCAAGCATCACCCTGATCTGGAACGGCCCGCTTGGTGTTTTCGAGGTCCCTCCGTTCGATGAAGCGACCGTTTCGGCGGCGAAACACGCTGCATCCCTGGCCAAATCGGGTAAACTTGTGGCTGTCGCGGGCGGCGGTGATACTGTCGCTGCACTGAACCACGCGGGCGTGTCGGCCGATTTTACTTTCGTCTCGACCGCCGGCGGCGCGTTCCTCGAATGGATGGAGGGCAAGACGCTTCCCGGCGTCGCCGCGCTCGAGAACTAA
- the gap gene encoding type I glyceraldehyde-3-phosphate dehydrogenase produces the protein MALRVAINGFGRIGRLVLRSIAEHGRRDIEVVAINDLGPVETNAHLLRYDSVHGRFPGVVTSGEDWIDVGLGKIKVTAIRNPEELPHKDLGVDIAFECTGIFTAKDKASAHLKAGAKRVLVSAPADGADKTIVYKVNHETLTADDIIVSNGSCTTNALAPVAKVLQDLTGIERGYMTTIHSYTGDQPTLDTMHKDLYRARAAALSMIPTSTGAAKALGLVLPALKGKLDGSSIRVPTPNVSVIDLKVVPSRDTTVDEVNAALQAAADGPMKGVLFTTKDPLVSHDMNHIAASSTAALPQTQVIEGKLVRVLSWYDNEWGFATRMSDTALEMAKFL, from the coding sequence ATGGCTCTTCGCGTCGCCATCAACGGCTTCGGCCGCATCGGACGTCTGGTCCTGCGCTCCATCGCCGAGCATGGCCGTCGCGACATCGAGGTCGTCGCCATCAACGACCTGGGCCCGGTCGAGACCAACGCCCACCTGCTGCGCTACGACAGCGTCCACGGCCGCTTCCCGGGCGTCGTGACGTCGGGCGAGGACTGGATCGACGTCGGCCTGGGCAAGATCAAGGTCACGGCGATCCGCAATCCGGAAGAGCTGCCGCACAAGGACCTGGGCGTCGACATCGCCTTCGAGTGCACCGGCATCTTCACCGCCAAGGACAAGGCCAGCGCCCACCTGAAGGCCGGCGCCAAGCGCGTCCTGGTCTCGGCCCCCGCCGACGGCGCCGACAAGACCATCGTGTACAAGGTCAACCACGAGACCCTGACCGCCGACGACATCATCGTCTCGAACGGCTCGTGCACCACCAACGCCCTGGCGCCGGTGGCCAAGGTGCTGCAGGACCTGACCGGCATCGAGCGTGGCTACATGACCACGATCCACAGCTACACGGGCGACCAGCCGACGCTGGACACCATGCACAAGGATCTTTACCGCGCTCGCGCCGCGGCCCTCAGCATGATCCCGACCTCGACCGGCGCCGCCAAGGCTCTGGGCCTGGTGCTGCCGGCCCTGAAGGGCAAGCTGGACGGCTCGTCGATCCGCGTCCCGACCCCGAACGTCTCGGTCATCGACCTGAAGGTCGTGCCCTCGCGCGACACCACGGTGGATGAGGTCAACGCCGCCCTGCAGGCCGCCGCCGACGGCCCGATGAAGGGCGTGCTGTTCACGACCAAGGACCCGCTGGTCTCGCACGACATGAACCACATCGCCGCCAGCTCGACGGCCGCCCTGCCCCAGACCCAGGTCATCGAGGGCAAGCTGGTCCGCGTGCTCAGCTGGTACGATAACGAGTGGGGCTTCGCGACCCGCATGAGCGACACCGCTCTGGAAATGGCGAAGTTCCTCTAA
- a CDS encoding DUF4164 family protein has product MIPADGTALDLAVRRLERAVSSLEQRLAAKAAEGARAPTPVVTAVSAAPGLFDDHERARLIADLDAAREREKALEEAGEQASVALGRAIAEIRAALGDEPVANDDHDHDHGDDERQDGHAVSPEQDEDLFDNPKSDGRGEG; this is encoded by the coding sequence ATGATCCCGGCCGACGGTACGGCCCTCGACCTCGCCGTGCGCCGCCTGGAGCGGGCGGTGAGCTCGCTCGAACAGCGCTTGGCGGCCAAGGCGGCCGAAGGCGCGCGTGCGCCCACGCCCGTCGTCACCGCCGTTTCGGCCGCGCCGGGCCTGTTCGATGACCATGAGCGCGCGCGCCTGATCGCCGACCTGGACGCCGCGCGGGAGCGTGAAAAGGCGCTGGAGGAGGCTGGTGAGCAGGCCTCGGTGGCCCTGGGCCGCGCCATCGCCGAGATCCGCGCCGCCCTGGGCGACGAGCCCGTCGCCAATGACGACCACGACCATGACCACGGCGACGACGAGCGCCAGGACGGCCATGCCGTCTCTCCCGAACAGGACGAGGACCTGTTCGACAATCCCAAATCTGATGGACGAGGGGAGGGCTGA
- a CDS encoding cell division protein ZapA: protein MAQVTIQVNGRPYTVGCEDGQEPHLTELARLFDRQVRQVSSDVGQLGETRLFLMGALLLADELSDMKLRLAHANAEIARLNQGGTKAEIAAIRALDAAAEKIEKLAAE, encoded by the coding sequence ATGGCGCAGGTGACGATCCAGGTGAACGGCCGACCCTACACGGTCGGCTGCGAGGACGGCCAGGAGCCGCACCTGACGGAACTGGCCCGCCTGTTCGACCGCCAGGTCCGCCAGGTCAGTTCGGACGTCGGCCAACTGGGCGAGACCCGGCTTTTCCTGATGGGTGCTCTGCTGCTGGCCGACGAGCTGTCGGACATGAAGCTGCGTCTGGCCCACGCCAACGCCGAGATCGCTCGCCTGAACCAGGGCGGCACCAAGGCCGAGATCGCCGCCATCCGCGCCCTCGACGCCGCGGCCGAGAAGATCGAGAAGCTGGCGGCGGAGTAG
- a CDS encoding 5-formyltetrahydrofolate cyclo-ligase produces MTIADPLAAKIALRVFLRNQRKQLALEHPEADWMIAEVAREPLAKLFPNPRGKVAALYHGLGSEVSPRLLADQLAEAGWDLALPAVLDKDEGEMVFRRWDRTAPLVHDAIGLRAPPPEAAVVAPDLVIAPLLAFQADGVRLGQGGGYYDRALEDLRARKPEVFVLGLAYSGQQVENLPHEPHDQRLDAILTEKEYMAVKDMGR; encoded by the coding sequence ATGACCATCGCCGACCCCCTCGCGGCCAAGATCGCGCTGCGCGTCTTCCTGCGGAACCAGCGCAAGCAGCTGGCCCTCGAACATCCCGAAGCCGACTGGATGATCGCCGAGGTGGCGCGCGAGCCCTTGGCGAAGTTGTTCCCTAACCCGCGAGGCAAGGTCGCCGCGCTCTATCACGGCCTGGGCTCCGAGGTGTCGCCGCGCCTTCTGGCCGACCAGCTGGCGGAGGCTGGCTGGGACCTGGCTCTGCCGGCGGTGCTGGACAAGGACGAGGGCGAGATGGTGTTCCGGCGCTGGGACCGCACGGCCCCGCTGGTTCACGACGCCATTGGCCTGCGCGCGCCACCGCCGGAAGCAGCGGTGGTTGCGCCCGACCTGGTGATCGCCCCGCTGCTGGCCTTCCAGGCCGACGGCGTGCGGCTGGGGCAAGGCGGGGGCTACTACGATCGGGCGCTGGAGGACCTGCGGGCGCGAAAGCCGGAGGTCTTCGTGCTGGGCCTGGCCTACAGCGGTCAGCAGGTGGAGAATTTGCCGCACGAGCCGCACGATCAAAGGCTGGACGCCATTCTCACCGAAAAAGAGTATATGGCCGTCAAAGACATGGGCCGCTGA
- a CDS encoding TIGR00282 family metallophosphoesterase has translation MRFAFFGDVVGKSGRDGLADHLPDLRRRLGLEFVIINAENAAAGFGITENTARELFEAGADCLTLGNHSWDQREALTYIVREPRLIRPANYPILSDAPGRGSHLFQTDSGKTVFVINLLGRVHMDAMDDPFAAADRELDKAPLGQVADAVIVDMHCEATSEKMAMGHYCDGRASLVVGTHTHVPTADCQVLPGGTAYQTDAGACADYDSVIGNQKDEPLRRFTTKISGGRYQPASGPATVCGVFVETDDRTGLATRVEPIRVGGRLQQTIPEV, from the coding sequence ATGCGTTTCGCTTTCTTCGGCGATGTCGTCGGCAAGTCGGGCCGCGACGGCCTGGCCGACCATCTGCCCGATCTCCGCCGCCGTCTCGGGCTCGAGTTCGTGATCATCAACGCCGAGAACGCCGCGGCCGGCTTCGGCATCACCGAGAACACCGCTCGCGAACTGTTCGAGGCCGGCGCCGACTGCCTGACCCTGGGCAACCACAGCTGGGACCAGCGCGAGGCCCTGACCTATATCGTCCGCGAGCCGCGCCTGATCCGTCCGGCCAACTATCCGATCCTGTCCGACGCCCCGGGGCGCGGCAGCCACCTGTTCCAGACGGACTCGGGCAAGACGGTGTTCGTCATCAACCTGCTGGGCCGCGTCCACATGGACGCCATGGACGATCCGTTCGCCGCCGCCGACCGCGAGCTGGACAAGGCACCGCTGGGCCAGGTGGCGGACGCGGTGATCGTCGACATGCACTGCGAGGCCACCTCCGAGAAGATGGCCATGGGCCACTATTGCGACGGCCGGGCCTCGCTGGTGGTCGGCACCCACACCCACGTCCCGACGGCCGACTGCCAGGTCCTGCCGGGCGGCACGGCCTATCAGACCGACGCCGGGGCCTGCGCCGACTATGACAGCGTGATCGGCAACCAGAAGGACGAGCCGCTGCGCCGGTTCACGACCAAGATCAGCGGCGGCCGCTACCAGCCGGCCTCGGGTCCGGCGACGGTCTGCGGCGTGTTCGTCGAGACCGACGACCGTACGGGCCTGGCGACGCGGGTCGAGCCGATCCGCGTCGGCGGGCGACTGCAGCAGACCATTCCCGAGGTCTAG
- a CDS encoding organic hydroperoxide resistance protein, with amino-acid sequence MTDAVYTAHAHAVGGRNGTAKADDGHLDVKLAFPKSMGGNGDGTNPESLFAAGYSACFLGALGLVARNQGVKLGEHSLDTEVDLIKDDTSFHIGVRMKLNAPELDRETAEKLLHAAHEVCPYSKATRGNVDVQFSVA; translated from the coding sequence ATGACCGACGCCGTCTACACCGCCCACGCCCACGCCGTGGGTGGCCGCAATGGAACCGCCAAGGCCGATGACGGCCACCTGGACGTCAAGCTGGCGTTCCCCAAGTCGATGGGCGGCAACGGCGATGGCACCAATCCCGAGTCGCTGTTCGCGGCCGGATATTCGGCCTGCTTCCTGGGCGCGCTGGGCCTGGTGGCCCGCAACCAGGGCGTCAAGCTGGGCGAGCACAGCCTGGACACCGAGGTCGACCTGATCAAGGACGACACCAGTTTCCACATCGGCGTCCGCATGAAGTTGAACGCCCCGGAGCTGGACCGCGAGACCGCCGAAAAACTGCTGCACGCCGCCCATGAGGTCTGCCCCTATTCGAAGGCGACCCGGGGGAATGTCGACGTCCAGTTCTCGGTCGCCTAG